One genomic segment of Cellulophaga sp. HaHaR_3_176 includes these proteins:
- a CDS encoding gliding motility-associated C-terminal domain-containing protein, which translates to MKSNTTYKILFAVLIGFFWSNLISAQFLLQAPNTTDENNYKWYNASDTGTVLGTDFFYEVNQPGVYFATYDGTICGKNATSYFILTDCESPNNEVTLDVTANVPTGANISWSPPLTGDQVAPQITATKDVIRYLATLVKAGNSKKLPSFTVVCMSQASILIDDMATVDEDLSVDISVFDNDSELPVLGTITATVPTNGSVLIDDNGTPNNPSDDIVTYTPNPDYNGPDSFTYTICNSFGDCSTANVTIDVLPIVDTNDDIVTIEENEIIVIDNWQANDNDLPTTGSFTTTAPVNGRVVIDDNGTPDNPSDDIITYTPNDDFSGTDFFEYTVCDTIGNCSTSQVTVIVTDATDLDSDDDGILDAWEDLNTDGDNDPSTNPTDSDGDTIPDYLDIDSDDDGIPDNVESQTTLGYIAPSLEDLNNNGLDDAYEQNGNLGIIPVNTDGEDLPDYLDDDSDNDNVPDYIEAHDYNKDGIPDVVFIGSDKDNDGLDEGFEGNTVIDIDVNDEIDDPLNNLPDTDGDQESDYRDTDDDDDGIETIDEDVNLDGDYSNDDSDGNGIPDYLDIDLVVTGGDEIEIFNVITPNGDGVHDVLRISGLENFPTNTIKIYNRWGILVYVTNSYNTQGNVFDGMSNGRVTIARDSMLPVGTYFYIFEYENDTNPRKTLSGYLYINR; encoded by the coding sequence TTGAAATCAAACACGACATATAAAATTTTATTTGCTGTATTAATAGGCTTTTTTTGGTCTAATTTAATAAGTGCGCAGTTTTTATTGCAGGCACCTAATACTACAGACGAGAATAATTACAAATGGTATAATGCTTCAGATACAGGTACCGTATTAGGTACCGATTTTTTCTATGAAGTAAATCAACCAGGTGTATATTTTGCAACCTATGATGGAACAATTTGCGGTAAAAATGCCACAAGTTATTTTATACTTACAGATTGTGAATCTCCAAACAACGAGGTAACATTAGATGTTACAGCAAATGTTCCTACTGGAGCAAATATAAGTTGGTCTCCTCCGTTAACAGGCGATCAAGTAGCGCCACAAATTACAGCAACAAAAGATGTAATACGATATTTAGCGACTTTAGTTAAAGCGGGTAATAGTAAAAAGCTACCAAGTTTTACAGTAGTATGTATGAGTCAGGCGAGTATCTTAATTGATGATATGGCTACAGTCGATGAAGATTTATCTGTTGATATTTCTGTTTTTGATAACGATAGTGAATTACCAGTATTAGGGACAATAACAGCTACAGTACCAACTAACGGTTCTGTATTGATAGATGATAATGGTACACCAAATAACCCTTCAGATGATATTGTTACCTATACACCAAATCCAGATTACAACGGTCCAGATTCTTTTACATATACAATTTGTAACTCTTTTGGAGACTGTAGTACAGCAAATGTAACTATTGATGTTTTACCAATTGTTGATACCAATGATGATATTGTAACTATAGAAGAAAATGAAATAATAGTAATTGATAATTGGCAGGCTAACGATAATGATTTACCTACAACTGGTAGCTTTACAACAACTGCACCAGTTAATGGTAGAGTTGTTATAGATGATAATGGTACTCCTGATAACCCATCAGATGATATAATAACATATACTCCAAATGATGATTTCTCAGGAACTGACTTTTTTGAATACACAGTTTGTGATACTATAGGGAACTGTAGCACATCACAAGTAACCGTAATTGTTACAGATGCCACCGATTTAGATAGTGATGATGATGGTATTTTAGATGCTTGGGAAGATTTAAATACAGATGGAGATAATGACCCATCAACAAACCCTACAGATTCAGATGGTGATACAATTCCTGATTACTTAGATATTGATAGTGATGATGATGGTATACCAGATAATGTAGAATCTCAGACAACATTAGGTTATATAGCACCTAGTTTAGAAGATTTAAATAATAATGGTTTAGATGATGCTTATGAGCAAAATGGAAACTTGGGTATTATTCCTGTAAATACAGATGGAGAAGATTTACCTGATTATTTAGATGACGATAGTGATAATGATAATGTGCCAGATTATATAGAAGCACACGATTATAACAAAGACGGTATTCCTGATGTAGTTTTTATAGGTTCAGATAAGGATAATGACGGATTAGATGAAGGTTTTGAAGGGAATACAGTAATTGATATTGATGTTAATGATGAAATAGATGATCCGCTTAACAATCTTCCTGATACTGATGGAGATCAAGAATCAGATTATAGAGATACTGATGATGATGACGATGGTATAGAAACTATTGATGAAGATGTTAATTTAGATGGTGATTATTCGAATGACGATTCAGATGGCAATGGTATACCAGATTATTTAGATATTGATTTGGTAGTTACTGGAGGTGATGAAATAGAAATATTCAATGTTATAACACCTAATGGAGATGGCGTACATGATGTTTTAAGAATTTCTGGATTAGAAAATTTCCCAACAAACACAATCAAAATATACAACAGATGGGGAATTTTAGTTTACGTGACTAATTCATATAATACACAGGGTAATGTTTTTGATGGAATGTCTAATGGAAGGGTAACTATTGCAAGAGATAGTATGTTACCAGTAGGTACTTATTTCTATATTTTTGAGTATGAAAACGATACAAACCCAAGAAAAACTCTTTCAGGATATTTATACATAAATAGATAA
- a CDS encoding type IX secretion system membrane protein PorP/SprF, with translation MKTPNKHITSFNWIFALLCFLGMLKTTNVEAQQDAQYTQYMYNTISVNPGYAGSRGHMSVGLLHRSQWVGLDGAPTTQTFNVHSPIGYKGVGLGVSIVNDKIGPTSETNFDVDFSYTVKTSEEGKLSFGLKGSVNLLDIKFSELNQYATDQSLEQNIDNRFSPNVGAGVYYHTEKFYAGLSVPRLLETSHFDESSLSTAKEQMNFYLITGYVWELNHFLKFKPTLLSKIVKGAPLQVDLSANFMLNDKFIVGAAYRWDAALSGMIGFNFSNELMIGMAYDKETTDLGNTSFNDGSFEVVFRYDFIKTKGSLRSPRFF, from the coding sequence ATGAAAACCCCAAATAAACATATAACCTCTTTTAACTGGATTTTTGCATTGCTATGTTTTTTAGGAATGTTAAAAACTACAAATGTTGAAGCTCAGCAAGATGCACAGTATACACAATACATGTATAATACAATCAGCGTTAATCCAGGTTATGCAGGCTCTAGAGGGCATATGAGTGTGGGGTTATTACATAGGTCTCAATGGGTAGGATTAGATGGTGCTCCAACAACGCAAACATTTAATGTACACTCGCCTATAGGTTACAAAGGTGTAGGTTTAGGTGTTTCAATCGTAAATGATAAAATAGGGCCTACTTCTGAAACTAACTTTGATGTAGATTTTTCATATACCGTAAAAACATCAGAGGAAGGAAAATTGAGTTTCGGATTAAAAGGGAGTGTTAATTTATTAGATATTAAATTTTCTGAATTAAACCAATATGCAACAGATCAATCTTTAGAACAAAATATAGACAATAGATTTTCACCAAATGTTGGTGCAGGTGTTTATTATCATACCGAAAAATTCTATGCAGGCTTATCTGTTCCACGTTTATTAGAAACATCACATTTTGATGAATCTTCTTTATCTACAGCAAAAGAACAAATGAACTTTTATTTAATAACAGGTTACGTTTGGGAATTGAATCATTTTTTAAAATTTAAACCAACATTATTAAGTAAGATTGTAAAGGGTGCTCCTTTACAGGTAGATTTATCAGCAAATTTTATGTTAAACGATAAGTTTATTGTTGGAGCTGCTTACAGATGGGATGCGGCATTAAGTGGGATGATAGGTTTTAACTTCTCAAACGAACTTATGATAGGCATGGCTTATGATAAAGAAACTACCGACTTAGGTAATACTAGTTTTAACGATGGTTCTTTTGAGGTTGTTTTTAGATACGACTTTATAAAAACAAAAGGAAGCCTTAGATCTCCAAGGTTCTTTTAA
- a CDS encoding 6-carboxytetrahydropterin synthase: MKVKVSRKAHFNAAHRLYRADWSFEKNDAVFGLCNNPNYHGHNYELIVSVKGEIDPETGFVMDMKILKDLIKSEVENELDHKNLNVEVPEFKNLNPTAENIAVVIWKKLRPHIAVENEIEVVLFETPRNFVTYTGS, from the coding sequence ATGAAAGTAAAAGTAAGTCGAAAAGCACATTTTAATGCTGCACATAGATTGTACAGAGCAGATTGGAGTTTTGAGAAAAATGATGCTGTTTTTGGTTTGTGTAACAACCCAAACTACCATGGCCATAACTACGAATTAATTGTGAGTGTTAAGGGAGAAATAGATCCAGAAACAGGTTTTGTTATGGATATGAAAATTTTGAAAGACCTTATTAAATCAGAAGTTGAAAACGAACTAGATCACAAAAACTTAAACGTAGAAGTGCCAGAGTTTAAAAATTTAAACCCTACAGCAGAAAATATAGCTGTAGTTATTTGGAAAAAACTTCGCCCACATATAGCGGTAGAAAATGAAATAGAGGTTGTTTTATTCGAAACACCAAGAAATTTTGTAACCTATACAGGATCATAA
- the idi gene encoding isopentenyl-diphosphate Delta-isomerase has product MKEERVILVDESDKEIGTMPKMEAHEKAKLHRAFSVFVMNDKGETMLQQRAAHKYHSPLLWTNTCCSHQRLGESNISAGKRRLQEEMGFVTELEELFSFIYKAPFDNGLTEHELDHVMIGNFTDFPSINPEEVADWKWMKPEDVRLDIAKSPEDYTAWFKIIFEKFYSHITTNNFKK; this is encoded by the coding sequence TTGAAAGAAGAACGCGTAATCCTTGTTGACGAATCTGACAAAGAAATCGGAACAATGCCAAAAATGGAAGCTCACGAAAAAGCAAAATTGCATCGTGCATTTTCTGTTTTTGTTATGAATGATAAAGGAGAAACAATGTTGCAACAAAGAGCAGCACATAAATACCACTCACCATTATTATGGACAAATACGTGTTGTAGTCACCAACGTTTAGGTGAATCGAATATTTCAGCAGGTAAAAGAAGATTACAAGAAGAAATGGGTTTTGTAACAGAACTAGAAGAGCTTTTTTCTTTTATATACAAAGCTCCGTTTGATAATGGTTTAACAGAACATGAATTAGATCATGTGATGATTGGTAACTTTACAGATTTCCCATCAATAAACCCAGAAGAAGTTGCTGACTGGAAATGGATGAAACCTGAAGATGTAAGATTGGATATTGCAAAATCTCCTGAAGACTACACTGCTTGGTTTAAAATTATCTTCGAAAAATTCTATAGCCATATCACTACAAATAACTTCAAAAAATGA
- a CDS encoding type I phosphomannose isomerase catalytic subunit: MYPLKFNPILKERLWGGSKLGDIFGKPIENDITGESWEVSTVKGDISVVANGAIAGTSLQELIDNDAEGFLGKSVVERFGKEFPILIKFIDAKQDLSIQLHPNDELAKKRHDSFGKTEMWYIMDADKDANLIVGFNKTVTKNEYQKSIENDMLLDLLNYEEVKEGDTFFINTGKIHAIGAGVVLAEIQQTSDVTYRVFDFNRKDKNGNLRELHTDMALDAMDYEKKDDFKVAYSKQNNRVNDMVDCPYFKTNYIDLTEDLEQNITTRDSFTIYMCVSGQAIIVNEDGETTVKKGETVLVPANSNKVILKTKGVTLLEVTI; the protein is encoded by the coding sequence ATGTACCCATTAAAATTCAATCCCATTTTAAAAGAGCGCCTTTGGGGAGGTAGTAAATTAGGTGATATTTTTGGTAAACCAATTGAAAATGATATTACAGGAGAAAGCTGGGAAGTGTCAACAGTAAAAGGAGATATTTCTGTTGTGGCTAATGGTGCTATAGCAGGTACATCGTTACAAGAATTAATAGATAATGACGCTGAAGGTTTTTTAGGTAAAAGTGTTGTAGAACGTTTTGGCAAAGAATTTCCTATTTTGATAAAATTTATTGATGCCAAGCAAGATTTATCTATACAGTTACACCCCAATGATGAGTTAGCTAAAAAAAGACATGATTCTTTCGGAAAGACTGAAATGTGGTACATTATGGATGCTGATAAAGATGCTAACTTAATTGTTGGTTTCAACAAAACAGTAACAAAGAATGAGTACCAGAAAAGTATAGAAAACGATATGCTTTTAGATTTATTAAATTATGAAGAGGTGAAAGAAGGTGATACTTTTTTTATCAACACAGGTAAAATTCATGCTATTGGAGCAGGCGTAGTTTTAGCAGAAATTCAGCAAACATCAGATGTAACATACCGTGTTTTTGATTTTAATAGAAAAGACAAGAACGGTAATCTTAGAGAATTGCATACTGATATGGCTTTAGATGCAATGGACTATGAGAAGAAAGACGATTTTAAAGTAGCTTACAGTAAGCAAAATAATAGGGTTAATGATATGGTAGATTGTCCATACTTTAAAACTAACTATATTGACTTAACGGAAGATTTAGAGCAAAACATTACAACGAGAGATTCATTTACCATTTACATGTGTGTGTCAGGACAGGCAATTATTGTAAATGAAGATGGGGAAACTACAGTTAAAAAAGGAGAAACGGTTTTAGTACCTGCTAATTCAAATAAAGTAATATTAAAAACTAAAGGAGTTACACTTTTAGAAGTAACAATTTAA
- a CDS encoding FG-GAP-like repeat-containing protein — translation MLFLKSVNSQTTFTENAASYGLDLGEPKDGGHSWSDFDGDGDLDVLVLENNNNASVKSFLMRNNGNNTFTNVQPILVPGMLGDWAERQAAWGDINNDGRPDFMINSSGNNNARKAIQIFIQNTDGTFGDGAGGTAPITIGRTGATININNVNTEGAGFFDFEGDGDLDIFFDSHDNGIELLRNNFIDHTNHTVTNPIASALFTHITTGNGSGVTEFGLNQFATDGDYGTAADVNDDGWVDIFMRKRDENDFFLNQGGNFSNGADLGQASNNNKGANGLWDLDNDGDLDAVWTENGQTQIHRNDGGGVFTALGAASFPGLPQPGNLDNGSSGARIDALAGGDIDNDGDIDIILVGNSRSYLYINQLNSPTPAPGVIGSGSAMNFSLDSQQFNSGRDGEGTTMVDIDDDGDLDIYISINNNSNQLYINNLPAANRNNHLLIDVTEDRGANGSTGGFLGRVAIGTNVLIKDCSGNIISGLRQVNGVYGHGTQQPEEVHFGLPLGENETYIIEVHYPNFYDASEPSGYSRLIATAIAQPSTIAGTNHYTLTTTDAELIENPNAPIAEDDEVRIAYGNSVSVQIHLFTNDSEPDGENFSIENVTQPSVGSVVIDNAENGIVTYTYSGATPFPGTTSFDYTITDSTDSLCPSLGKSDTATVRIIERCTDPSGIDTDGDGINDVCDLDNDNDGILDFDEGCGNLIINPSFEIQDFTDPATFPNGFTDGSGTFIGASYNSNQLTGWNYTTNLDGWVGLGSPSWTSDIYAPAYHGKQYVDVTGNNDVTGGVNNTLSQEVNTVIGTTYTVSFYWGEDIGHEAGAPVTLDIDILDASNNHLIDETLNYTAEGLVNGIRGPKQWFYYERNFIATTATTTIEFYATPDRTSNGAAIDLVSIAPTTQCLDSDGDGTPDALDLDSDDDGCFDALEGTDNLNFPDLNSDGSISGAVDENGVPIAVSGGQDKGSSVDDSVTSGLCDDDNDGVNNANDKCEGFDDAIDIDNDGVPDGCDLDNDNDGILDSDECTTSSSLVENGNFTDWIFNTGWTADGQQWNKDANRAYYPDWNGTGTASFFQEISVSAGVVNTITFDLGSDNSNGKVVTLNVLIDGAVQFTETSNQIVANNGGRSQNGNETRNMQTRTISFTPSGNTVILKFDGVATQTGHDRMYVDNVMLDTGCSDSDGDGIPDIYDLDSDGDGCFDALEGADNLDFSDLNGNGSISGAVDENGVSTVVNGGQGKGSAADYTVTSELCDDDGDGVNNANDKCPYSDDSIDSDNDGIPDACDVDDDNDGISDCDESTESVSNTFSWTLNNPAGGLEMDTNYTPEVKDWILDSTGTMIFNTPIFNINGSLIRINPLSAENKKEALANGDYIEVSFTTGSELSSFELRQIRSGWYLPNKGDSYRTATAFTKVGSNVWNTLSTDVLHTDDGSAYARFQHIDGGSVYLEASTEYSFRIFVYGKINDASENYSVFDDLAFDFTACRTDDLDGDGSPNHLDDDSDSDGCNDADEAYADVTADSDNNGMYGSGTPAVNSDGSVIAANYNTPADGDSNGDYDFLQVATAPTITQQPTDANACPGGSTTFTIMATGSDGYQWQQLNSGTWTDLTEGGIYSGTDTSTLSINNLSLSDDGNSYRVVTSNSAFVCEETISDEVVLSIEVPLVNAGTDQTICDGESATLTATASGGSGSGYTYQWSTGETTPTITVSPSGNTSGNVNVDYTVTVTDGNGCTDSDVVRITVEPTPSITVSGSPSCNFALFQPTTYTLEVTVSAGAVTATAGTVTNISRNVWEISEVPDGTDVVVTATQGNCSSNLPVTAPDCACPTVNAPVSGGDKLYCDTDTPATLTASVNAGQTVDWYENASGGTALLTGNTSFTPSAAGTYYAEARSTTFAGCTSSTRTAIILTEEPSSVVNMGADQVVFVGDNAVFTATATNSDTYQWEESVDGGATFNTIVESSKYIGTQTLSLTVNSAEVIQNGYRYRVVASTAGSSCGATISSSALLTVKVKTVITNRRITYRVKKN, via the coding sequence ATGCTTTTTTTAAAAAGCGTAAACTCCCAAACTACTTTTACAGAAAACGCTGCTTCCTATGGTTTAGATTTAGGAGAACCTAAAGATGGAGGTCATTCTTGGTCCGATTTTGACGGTGATGGAGATTTAGATGTTCTTGTTCTAGAGAATAACAATAATGCCAGTGTAAAGAGTTTTTTAATGCGTAACAATGGTAATAATACATTTACCAATGTACAACCTATATTAGTTCCAGGTATGCTGGGCGATTGGGCAGAGAGGCAGGCTGCTTGGGGAGATATTAATAATGATGGAAGACCAGATTTCATGATTAATTCTTCGGGTAATAACAATGCCAGAAAAGCAATACAAATTTTTATTCAAAATACAGATGGTACTTTTGGTGATGGAGCAGGTGGAACGGCACCAATCACTATAGGTAGAACAGGCGCTACAATCAATATAAATAATGTAAATACTGAAGGTGCTGGTTTTTTTGATTTTGAAGGAGATGGAGATTTAGATATCTTTTTTGATAGTCATGATAATGGTATTGAGCTTTTAAGAAATAATTTTATAGATCATACAAACCATACTGTTACCAACCCTATTGCAAGTGCATTGTTTACTCATATAACTACAGGTAACGGTAGTGGTGTTACAGAGTTTGGACTAAACCAATTTGCTACAGATGGTGATTATGGTACTGCTGCAGATGTAAATGATGATGGTTGGGTAGATATTTTTATGCGTAAGCGAGATGAAAACGATTTCTTTTTAAATCAAGGAGGAAATTTTTCTAATGGCGCAGATTTAGGTCAGGCATCAAATAACAATAAAGGAGCTAACGGATTATGGGATTTAGATAACGATGGTGATTTAGATGCGGTCTGGACAGAAAACGGTCAAACACAAATACACAGAAATGATGGTGGAGGGGTATTTACAGCCTTAGGAGCAGCATCTTTTCCAGGGTTGCCACAACCTGGTAATTTAGACAATGGTAGTTCTGGTGCTCGCATAGATGCTTTGGCTGGTGGAGATATTGATAATGATGGGGACATAGATATTATCCTTGTGGGTAATAGTAGAAGTTATTTATATATAAATCAATTGAACAGTCCAACCCCTGCACCAGGTGTAATTGGTAGTGGGTCAGCAATGAATTTCTCTTTGGATTCTCAACAATTTAACTCAGGTAGAGATGGTGAAGGTACCACCATGGTTGATATTGATGATGATGGAGATCTTGATATTTACATAAGTATTAATAATAATAGCAATCAACTTTATATAAATAATTTACCGGCAGCTAACCGTAATAACCACTTGTTAATTGATGTTACCGAAGATAGAGGTGCTAATGGTTCTACGGGTGGGTTTTTAGGAAGAGTCGCTATCGGTACTAATGTTTTAATTAAAGATTGTTCAGGTAATATTATTAGCGGACTAAGACAGGTAAATGGAGTATATGGGCATGGTACACAGCAACCGGAAGAAGTTCATTTTGGTTTGCCCTTAGGGGAAAATGAAACCTATATTATAGAAGTCCATTATCCTAATTTCTATGATGCTTCTGAGCCAAGTGGGTATTCAAGATTAATAGCAACGGCAATAGCGCAACCAAGCACAATTGCAGGTACAAACCATTATACTTTAACAACAACAGATGCAGAATTAATCGAAAATCCTAATGCTCCAATTGCAGAGGATGATGAGGTACGAATAGCTTATGGAAATTCAGTTTCTGTTCAAATTCACTTGTTTACAAACGATTCTGAACCAGATGGGGAAAATTTTTCAATAGAAAACGTTACACAACCATCTGTTGGTTCTGTTGTTATTGATAATGCTGAAAACGGTATTGTAACCTATACTTATAGTGGGGCAACACCTTTTCCTGGTACAACATCTTTTGACTATACTATAACAGATTCAACAGACTCACTTTGTCCTTCATTGGGTAAAAGTGATACGGCTACGGTACGTATTATTGAACGTTGTACAGATCCATCTGGAATAGATACTGATGGGGATGGAATAAATGATGTATGCGATCTTGATAATGATAATGATGGAATTCTTGATTTTGATGAAGGTTGTGGTAATTTAATCATCAACCCTTCTTTTGAGATACAAGACTTCACTGATCCGGCAACTTTTCCAAACGGATTTACAGATGGATCGGGAACATTTATAGGAGCTTCATATAATTCAAATCAGTTAACTGGATGGAATTATACGACTAACTTAGATGGTTGGGTAGGCTTAGGAAGTCCTTCTTGGACTTCAGACATTTATGCACCTGCATATCATGGCAAGCAATATGTAGATGTTACAGGTAATAATGATGTGACAGGAGGAGTGAACAATACCTTATCTCAAGAAGTAAATACAGTAATTGGTACAACATATACCGTTTCCTTTTATTGGGGAGAAGATATAGGGCATGAAGCTGGAGCACCGGTAACATTAGATATCGATATTCTAGATGCAAGCAATAACCACCTTATTGATGAAACGCTAAACTATACAGCAGAGGGGTTGGTAAATGGTATAAGAGGACCAAAGCAATGGTTTTATTACGAACGCAATTTTATAGCTACAACTGCCACCACAACAATAGAATTTTATGCGACACCTGATAGAACATCGAACGGAGCGGCAATAGATTTGGTAAGTATAGCACCAACTACACAATGTTTAGATAGTGATGGTGATGGTACTCCAGATGCTTTAGATTTAGATAGTGACGATGATGGTTGTTTTGATGCTTTAGAAGGAACCGATAATTTAAATTTTCCAGATCTTAATAGCGATGGTAGTATTAGTGGCGCTGTAGATGAAAATGGTGTACCTATTGCGGTAAGTGGAGGGCAAGATAAAGGCAGTAGTGTAGATGATTCTGTTACTTCAGGTCTTTGTGATGACGACAATGATGGTGTAAATAATGCGAATGATAAATGTGAAGGATTTGATGATGCTATCGATATTGATAATGATGGTGTGCCAGATGGTTGCGATTTAGATAACGATAATGATGGAATTTTGGATTCAGATGAATGTACAACATCATCGTCTTTAGTAGAAAATGGAAATTTCACGGACTGGATATTTAATACAGGCTGGACAGCCGATGGTCAACAGTGGAATAAAGATGCTAATCGAGCATATTACCCAGATTGGAATGGTACAGGAACTGCTAGCTTTTTTCAAGAAATTAGTGTCAGTGCTGGTGTTGTAAATACAATAACTTTTGATTTAGGGTCAGACAATAGTAATGGAAAAGTTGTAACCTTAAATGTGTTAATTGATGGTGCTGTTCAATTTACCGAAACATCAAATCAAATAGTAGCTAATAATGGAGGTCGATCTCAAAATGGGAATGAGACAAGGAATATGCAAACACGTACTATTTCATTTACACCTTCAGGTAATACAGTAATATTAAAGTTTGATGGTGTTGCTACACAAACAGGTCATGATAGAATGTACGTTGATAACGTAATGTTAGATACGGGTTGTTCAGATTCTGATGGTGACGGTATACCTGATATTTATGATTTAGATAGTGATGGTGATGGTTGTTTTGATGCATTGGAGGGAGCTGATAATTTAGATTTTTCTGATTTAAACGGTAATGGTAGCATTTCTGGAGCTGTTGATGAAAATGGAGTTTCAACTGTTGTAAATGGTGGTCAAGGAAAAGGTAGTGCTGCTGATTATACGGTTACTTCAGAATTATGCGATGATGATGGGGATGGAGTGAACAATGCAAACGATAAATGTCCGTATTCAGATGATAGTATAGATAGCGATAATGATGGAATTCCAGATGCTTGTGATGTAGATGATGATAACGATGGTATTTCCGATTGTGATGAATCTACAGAAAGTGTATCTAATACATTTAGTTGGACATTAAATAACCCTGCTGGAGGTCTAGAAATGGATACCAACTATACTCCAGAGGTTAAAGACTGGATATTAGATAGTACCGGAACCATGATATTTAATACTCCAATCTTTAATATTAATGGTTCGCTCATACGAATTAATCCTCTATCAGCTGAAAATAAAAAAGAAGCTTTAGCAAATGGAGATTATATAGAAGTTTCTTTTACAACAGGCTCAGAGCTTTCTTCTTTCGAGTTAAGACAGATAAGATCAGGTTGGTATCTACCAAATAAAGGAGATTCGTATCGTACAGCTACAGCATTTACAAAAGTTGGGTCTAATGTTTGGAACACACTCTCTACTGATGTGTTGCATACAGATGATGGAAGTGCATATGCAAGATTCCAACATATAGATGGCGGGTCTGTTTATTTAGAAGCTTCTACGGAATATAGTTTTAGAATTTTTGTGTACGGAAAGATAAATGACGCTTCAGAGAACTATTCAGTTTTTGATGATTTAGCTTTTGATTTTACAGCATGTAGAACAGATGATTTAGATGGAGATGGAAGCCCAAATCATTTAGATGACGATAGTGATAGTGATGGTTGTAATGACGCAGATGAAGCCTATGCCGATGTTACAGCAGATTCAGATAATAATGGCATGTATGGTTCGGGAACACCAGCAGTTAATTCGGACGGTTCTGTAATAGCAGCGAATTACAATACACCAGCGGATGGTGATAGTAATGGCGATTATGATTTTTTACAAGTTGCAACAGCTCCAACAATAACACAACAACCTACAGATGCAAATGCTTGTCCGGGTGGTTCAACTACTTTTACTATTATGGCTACTGGTAGTGATGGGTATCAATGGCAACAATTAAATAGCGGTACTTGGACAGATTTAACTGAGGGAGGTATCTATTCAGGTACGGACACATCAACCTTGAGTATAAATAATCTATCATTATCAGATGACGGCAATAGTTATAGGGTGGTTACTTCAAACTCGGCTTTTGTATGTGAAGAGACAATTTCTGATGAGGTGGTATTAAGCATAGAAGTGCCATTGGTAAATGCAGGCACGGACCAAACCATATGTGATGGCGAGTCTGCGACGCTTACAGCTACAGCTTCGGGAGGAAGTGGTTCTGGATATACCTATCAATGGAGCACAGGCGAAACAACACCAACGATTACAGTTTCCCCATCTGGAAATACAAGTGGTAATGTAAATGTTGATTACACTGTTACCGTAACAGATGGTAACGGCTGTACAGATTCAGATGTAGTTAGGATAACTGTAGAGCCAACACCAAGTATTACAGTTTCCGGTTCACCAAGTTGTAATTTTGCATTATTCCAACCTACAACATATACTTTAGAAGTTACTGTAAGCGCGGGTGCTGTAACAGCTACTGCGGGAACGGTAACAAATATTTCTAGAAATGTTTGGGAGATATCGGAAGTGCCTGATGGTACTGATGTTGTAGTTACGGCAACACAAGGGAATTGTAGTAGTAATTTACCTGTAACGGCACCGGATTGTGCTTGTCCTACAGTTAATGCGCCTGTTAGCGGTGGAGATAAATTATATTGTGATACTGATACGCCAGCAACTTTAACAGCGTCTGTAAATGCAGGGCAAACAGTAGATTGGTATGAAAATGCTTCAGGTGGTACAGCTTTATTAACGGGTAATACCTCATTTACTCCTTCTGCTGCGGGAACTTATTATGCGGAAGCAAGAAGTACAACATTTGCAGGGTGTACTAGTTCTACCAGAACAGCCATAATATTAACAGAAGAGCCTTCTTCGGTTGTGAATATGGGAGCAGATCAAGTTGTTTTTGTCGGTGATAATGCAGTTTTTACAGCTACAGCAACAAATTCGGATACATATCAATGGGAAGAGAGTGTAGATGGCGGAGCAACATTTAATACCATAGTAGAAAGTTCAAAGTATATAGGTACACAGACACTTTCTTTAACAGTAAACTCTGCTGAGGTTATACAAAACGGATATCGTTATAGAGTAGTAGCATCAACAGCAGGCTCATCTTGTGGTGCAACTATATCATCTTCGGCACTTTTAACAGTTAAAGTTAAAACGGTAATTACAAATCGAAGAATTACATACAGAGTTAAGAAAAATTAG